The region CCGGTGGTATTGTCAACCTGGCGTTCACTTTTGCTGCTTCCTTTGGCGTGATTTTAAAATGGGATTGTCAAAAcgggattttcttttttttttttaacagaaaaagtcATGGAAACTGAAAGGCCTCATGAAATACAAGGCTAAGGTAAGTCTGTCCGGTCTAACTTCTTTTCTGAGCACAAGGGGGGATTTTGCTGTTATTGCTGTCCGAGCTTTAAGCAGAAGAGAATGACATGCTCGCTTTTCATTGTCTCTTTGTCTTGCCAGGGCAAAGCCATGCATCTAGAGTGTGAGGACCCACCCGGAGCAACATCTAGTGACTACTTGTCAGAGGCTGCCAAGGTTAGTTCACACCCTTCAAAGTGGAAAGTACTGCAAGATATTTAAATGACCAGTCAGCAAGTGTACCTACTGAAAAATACTCCCCTGTAACTTGTGATGTAGCTCACCATTTAAGCTGGTCGACTTGACTCCGTTGACTCTgataacatattttgttttggtctaAAATTTTTCCGGTATTAATTAGACAACTCCTTCCTGTGGAGTGCACAAAAGGTCTTCTTTCCTTATTGATACTTTTGTTGATTTCAACTGCCGATTGAGAGgcaatgatgaaatgttgttgttttccactGTGGGCTCAGTTATCTCTATGCATCCTGATGGGACGCATTCCTTTGACATGTGACTGGGCTGGTTCAGCAACCTAGGCTACATGCTATTCAAAACAACAAGTGTAACGCCAGGTTTTGATGACTAATCTGTGTGAATATAGTCAAATATGTCGCAACGACCTATGGACATATTCGCTGGCTTGTTTTCGATACATCCACCCTTTCCCTCATCCCTCATTCAGGCAGAGTGGCTGGCTGCTCAGAAGGATGAGCGTGCTATGGCTGGTTTGGAGGATGGAGATGAGGAAGGGGTCAGTTTTCTCTTCATCACCACGCATTTCCTATTTACGCAGGCAAATATTGTTTCCCTTTTCTAATAGTGTGGTGCTCAAGTGTGAACCGTCatgtcctgtttgtttgttttgttttttttggtcacaggACACTGACAGTTTGATGGAATGGTGGTACACTGTGGAAAGTGAGTCGCAATCAGACTTATTTTAAGTAACAGATTCAGACAACAGAGActacagcaataaaaaaacaaatgcttgaATTTCGTAACTTCATCAACACCTGTCGCTTGACTGTGTTTCAGAATGGGATGAGGTGCCATCAGATGATGAGAGCAAAGTCATAAAGGAGGATGAGTCCAAGTACGTCTGTTTATATGAATGTGGGGGCAGTAAAAGGCTGCTGGTGTGGTTGATTAGATACCGACCAACTTTCAGCGTGCGGTGGAAGGATACGGTCAGTTGTTGATATACAAGCAGTTATGGGTGTTCTAAACGGGAAAGCTAAAGCGGTGCTAAATGTCCACAATACTGTGTATTAGCACTCTGTAGTCCAGCAGAGAGTCCAGCAGAAATTCAGCAGATTTTGGTAGGCCATATAAGGACCAGCCACCACTTCCTACTTGGGATCACAGTAAAAGCACACaagtcacacacaaactgaaagaTATGAAATTATCTCCACATAGACTATATCTGCTTGTTTGTCTTGATTGGCTGGATAATAAATATGGGCTATTTGCATTAAAACTGCTTTCAGGATGAACCTGCCATGCTGGCGATTTGCTTGGCGAAAGAGGTTGTTTGACATTCGGTATTGAGAGCCATATTTTAAGGTACTGCTTCCTTGCCCTGCACTTACCGAGCATAACATTGGTTTGGCTCCCACATAAATCCCAGATCATTCACCATCTTGGCGGATAAGGTTCACCATGGCCTGCGGGTCTTCAACAAGGTCTtcacagagagagcagaggtcCTCTGGCAGTCCGTAATCGCGCTCCACGCCATCGCCGATGACATCAACAACTTCCACCAAAAGGCCAAGATCGCCGGCATCACTGGCGGCACCACCACAGCTGTGGGGGGTGTGACAGCCATCGCCGGTCTGGCGCTGGCCCCCTTCACGTTTGGTGCCTCTCTGGTAGTTACAGCTGTTGGAGTGGGGGTGGCAACGGCCGGTGGAATCACCTCAGCCTCTGCGGCCATCTCGGATAACGTTAACAACATGCACGACCGGAAGAAGGTAAGTTTTACAATGTCTCCTGCAAATTCTGTTCATACGCAGTTATTTTACCGCAGCTATGTTCACGTGCAGGAGGAGCTGTGACTTTCTTATAATGCTGCAAAAAGTTATAAGATGCTGACTTTGACACCAGACCCTGGGGTTGTAGCCCTGCTCCATTACATGCTTCAATTTACCATTGACCTTTTCAGTGTTTAACCCGAGAtccttccccctctcctccgATAGGTGGAGACAGTACTGCAGGAGTATGAGGCTCACCTGCTGGACATTGGCAAGATCCTCCACTTTGTAAGTCATGGCTTGTACAAACTTCGCGGCCATCCTTTCCTCAGGTCTGGCACCCAACACTACTCGGAGGACTGGGAGATCCGCAGTGCCGTCCAGATGATCAGCCTAGTCGACTTGCCCGTGTTACGGGCAACGGAGGTAACGGACTCAGCTGTAGCTTCAGTCCAAGGACTCTTCAAAGGCATGGACGAGTACTTCATCAAGGACTCCCGGGAGCTGAAGAAAGGCTGCAAGAAAGAGATTGTGTGTCAAATAAAGGAGGTGGCAAACGTGCTGAATGACTGGATAGTGGAGCTCAACACCATCAGAGAGGAGCTACAGGATGCTACAGGAAACATGTGAGCAACATCCTGCCCCCTCCTGGCTAAATAATGGTTGCTGTCGTTTTAAAGGAATTCATGTGccttgttgaatttttttaacaccagtttgctgaaaacagcagacTCTGGACATCATCAGAAATGTATAGAACCGACTGTATATTCCGATCCACTGCAATAATGTGAAACTTATAATGGTCATttttgtttgggatttttgctgAGAGGTGTTAATTCAACTCTGGTTACTTTTGAGACTGTATATTATTcttgttgtattattattttgtaagaTGTTTACTGTTCACACAGGGACTGGtcaaaataacaggaacagGGATACCTTTttctgtgcactgtgtgtgttgttctctggttgaagggtgtgtgtgtgtatatataaggTGCATCTGAATATAGCATTGTGGTCACACACATGGGAAACGTTTTTAAATGATTACCAGTTTAATTTGTCCACCTATTGTATGCACATGATGAGCACAAATTTGCAAACGTCACCTTACAGTACAGTGCAGGCCAATAGAGTAATACCACAAATTCATGATTGAGTTTCATGATACCTGTCTGACACAGTCCCACCAAAAACCTACAGAAATTCACAAAGGTAGTATTTCCTTTTAGGGCTATTGTAATGAgttgcattttaatgtcagtGTAATGAAACGGATATGAATAGTCGAAAATCTACAATGAGACTCAAACagattaaactgatttttaagaaaaagagtGACAAAAAAACTTGCCTTAGATTTGTTGAATTGAATTTACTGTAGTTAGTTTACAACAGGACTATGTTTGTAAATAGTAACCTTCTGCTTACGTTATCTTACAAGGACATTCATATTTGAAGCGTTTCTTCTATAAAGGGAAAATGTGACAATGCCCcgtattcaaaataaaattaatgttgtAAATAgggtaatttatttttaatatgtcaCTGTATGGCATTGCTTCTCTAtgctaatgttttgttttgtttttagtgttggTGTTTAAgcggtggacaaaataacagaaacgtCCTGCAGTACCGATTTGGTAAAGCTCATTAGGTTTTCTTACTGACTGTGCAAGCGATGTGTCGGATCATGTCGCTGGCCACTGTTgaagctgtagtttgtggtttTGCCGGTGCATCAGTGACGGCATCGACAATTCGTAACACAGCTTTTTGTTGCAGGTCTATTGGTAAAGTACTTCTGTGTTTTAAAGCAACATGTAAAATTATTGCACAGAAAATATATTGGTTGTCATTTGCCTGTATGGTTTATGTAAACATTCTGTGCACATGTATTGCAGTTTAGCCTTTTGCagaaatcattgtattgttgcCCATAAAGTTTATGTACAAAACCTGGAGACACTTTTGGTTGTATCATGTGGCCTCCATGTAAATGTATTATATGCATATTTGTAGATACTGTTATATGCCTATCTGAACTATTTTAACCTGTATGTGCCTCCATAATATTCTATTTAACAGTCACAAAAAAAGCTAACTAATCATATGTTGATATGTTGTGAATACCAAAAGATTTCTATCACTGCATGTTTTGATAGTCAAATTTTCAGTGACCACTTCTGGTCCTACTGGATAATGCCCCTGCCTTTATTATATCTGTGCATCGTACTGTCAGTGCATCTTCCCGCTTCATATCAGCCTGAACAGAAATGAACTGTACAAGTCTTAAAATATCCTATTTTGGTGTATATACAGatattttaatataacattGAATCTGTGAATAAAAGACTTTGAAAATGTGTCCTGTTTGCAAATTTTGGCCTCGGGTGATGCCCCCACCCTTCCTGCCCCTGgcgcgtctgtgtgtgagagtggtACAggccagagagaggagaaaagactGATTACGTCACTTTAAACTGAGAAGAATGCGTAATATTGAAATTTAAAGAGCATTATATTATCTTACTTTGAAGAATGTGTGGCACTCACATTTCTGCTTTAAGTATTCAGAGGTAATTTCACAATTAGGTTTACAGCAGCTTATAAAACTCAAatcatcagctttttttttttttttcttccatacTGTTTTGACTTGAACCAAATATCAAAGTTTATCAATACACGGTGTTTTAAAAACAGCCTGGTAGGCAGTGGAAGCATAGTTCTCAAAGAAACAAGTGAAAAGTTTGAAACAGAGAATAgcctaaatataataataataataataataataatattaaaggaataaaaagtgaaacatcaCAAAGTTTAACAAATCGCCAGGCAGCCCTAAAGGCATTGGTACCCATACAACACTTGGGGAACAAGGTAAATGCCGGAGCAGAGAGGCCACGCCCCAATGCAGGTAGCACAGGTGATCTAGATGAAAACGGGGCGGTGTTTTCTCGCGCTACTCGCAGTGGCCCTTTCACTCCCCTGGATCCGTTCATTGTTCTCCTTTTAAACCGAAACTTTCCCCTGAAATCAGAGAACGCGGCAGTCAGGTTGTCCTCAGTAACCAAACTCCACTATGATCCGCctcggtttttgtttttttgttttttcagccataCCAGTTtgacctgtctgtgtgttgaagGGGAAGCGAAGGACCAAGCTGTACAACTTTTAAAACTCATTAACCCTCCTGTCGTTGCTTCGCAACACggcctttttgttgttgtggttgttgtctttttgtttctctgactTGACACTGAGGTAGGCATCCTGCTCTTTTAATTGCGTTGTTGCTGGCCTTGCTGTTTTCAAACATTCCTTTTGTTACGGTGCAGTTTCGCACCGAAGTGACGTTGTTTCGGGAGTGTGGGCAACACCAGCCAAACTGTGCTGAAGCCTCTGCCAATTTAAAGGTTTGTCGCCCTTTGCCAACCTACGCTTCGTAGAAAGCCACCTAAAGATTTATTACCACTCAGCTGGACACAATTTTCAATTCGTCTCATTCGTGTTTACCGAAAACTCACTTGCACCAACACAGGTTTGACTTATATTATTTGCCAGCTCTGATTTCACACTCAGGCTTTTTCAGCTAATGGGTGGGCGCTAGCAAGTGATGTGACAAATAAATTGGAAATACGACCAAAAAACTTTGATGTATGATGGATGGGATGTAAACCGATTTTTTCAGTAAGACCTAacttttcacaaaagcactCAAAACACACCGAACGACTCGTTTTCCAAGTGTATAATTCTAAGTAGTACCTAAAATTGTCAAATATTTGAACGGagtttggtgtgtgtggttttatcAAGATAAAAGTGGACAGCTTTTGACCGCTTCAAAACACTGTTATGCTGAAAACACACCATTGCCTGTGTGGCTGTACgtttatatttatttgcagCCACGTTTCCTACTCTCTTTAACCCCTATTTAAAACACCGTGTGTTTCAGCATGAACATGTTCAGAAGGGACCGAGGCTCTGCAGTCCAAACCCCAGTGGTCCCACAAAGACCCAGCGAGGAGGTATGTAGAAAATGAGAGAGTGGTGGAAGTTAGTGGGCTATTTTGTTCACGCGTGTCggtgacattatttttgaagcCGTTCTTCATTGCCAGGATCTAGACAATCCCATCACACACAGCCTGAACAAACAGGATGAAGGAATGAACGCAGCCTTGCCGGTAAATGTTCACACTTGCATGTAAAGacacaaccatacacacaaGTTGGcctccaaacattttttttattttttgttgttgtaggaAAACAACGAGGTCACAAATGAACTTTACCCAAAGACCAAGGTGAGAACAAGTCTTGACTTTGTAATATCTTCTTGTCCACTTGACCTGACCTAATTTTGGTTTGCTGgtgtgtgctctgtgtgtttctatgaACATCAGAGGACTGGGGTCATGGGAGTTATGCAGAAGGTCAATCCCTTCAAGTCTAGCTCACAGGTAAAAGCATTTTGAGTTTTGAATAACAGTTTTGAGTTCTTAATGTAAGATCTTTTAGGGTGAAACGTTTGTGCTTTATTTAGGGTTCCTCCACAGTCAGTAAAGCTCCCTCTTCAGAGTCACTAGAACAGGGAACAGAATCCACACAGGTGAGAGAAACTCAAATATAACTTAAACAGTAATTACTGTACTTTACACAAATTGACTAGCACTATTGCAGaaggactttttcttttttttttaaataaaggttttttacTTGCCTACCATTACACACCAAGTGCTAAAATGATCAATAGCAAATTACAtatagtttagttttttgttttttttttaagtcataaaATCCATTGTTTCTTCAAAAAAGCaaatcaggagaaaaaaatgtcattgtccAAAAAACTTTTGGCTTCATCTCAAGCAAGCCTTAGGAAAATAAtgaccccccccaaaaaaaagcttACGAGcaagtttaaattaaatgtgcaGAATGTACAAACTTTGAAGTACAGTGGCATAAAAAATCTTCTGCACCCTGATCAAGTGCTGGTACTGTGAATGGTTAAGCGAGTAAGtactgcatggtcagtacttagtaacacccactttggcaagtatcacagcgtgtgaatgctttttgtagcagctcaGAGTCCTTCAGCTGTGGTTTGGaggatttttgcccattcttcctttACAAAAGGCTTCTACTTCTGTTATGCTCCTGGGCCCTCTTGCTTGCACGGCTCTcttgaggtctatccacagattttcgaaGATGTTTAGGTCGAGGGGGGGCTGTGAGGGCCATTGCAAAAACTTCAGCTTGTGCCTgttgaggtagtccattgtggattttgaggtttgttttagCATCATTATCTTCCTTGTAAAAGCCATCctctttcatcttcagcttttttgcagacggtgtgatgtttgctcccagaatttgctggtatttaattgaatccattcttccctctagcagtgaaatgttccctgcgccactggctgcaacacaagcccaaagcatgatcgatccatcCCCAAGTTTAACAGCcggagaggtgttcttttcatgaaattctgcaccctttcTTCCTCCAAATAAACcttttgctcattgcagccaaaaagttctattttaacttgatcagtccacaggacttgtttccaaactgcatcaggcttgtttagatgttcctttgaaaacttctgatgctgaattttgtggtgaggacacaggaaaggttttcttctgatgactcttccatgatgGCCATATTTTTGCAGGTGTGACTGCACAGTAGAAAAgtaaaccaccactccagagtcagcttaatcttcctgaaggtcttttgcagtcagacgggggttttgatttgcctttctagcaatcctacgagcagttctcttgGCAGCATCAATTATTGTAAAATTCAGAGTGCTAGGCAACTGCTTcgaggagcccatggctgctgaatGTTGAGaaaaggtttgaggagtcagagtatttataaagctttgacgtttgcatcacttggcctttcctagCGATGATTGTGAACAATCCATAAACCTAACATGCTAATTGCGGTCTGggaccttggtaaaagttacctgggagctcaaatctcttggggtgcccaaactttgtACGTTTcgcctttccttttttccactCTAAACTtatacaacacaaaaataaaacactaatcttgcttaaaatgttggaaagacagtttcatctttaactttatgcctttttttgGAGATTAattcatcttttactcgcttaactattcacagtaaaagacattttgaccaggggtgcccagaCTTTTTTGTGCCACAGTAAATCAGCAGTATGTTATGTTGGGGAGATGCTCTCCCTGTTTTGACAATTAAAAGCAAAGACACAATATAGGTGGTTTTTCTATCATCTTGGGTAAATAACTGCCATAAACCTGTGTTTGAGCCATACATCTGTCCTTGGCCACATTTTAAATGAGCATTAGTGTGTGTTCTGAGGACTGGAGTCAGGAACTCCAATTAAGTAGAAAGATTTGTAAAAGTTTGTCTTTATGAAACTTGTATATCAGAACCCTGGTGTGCTGAAAGGGGTCATTCAGAAGGTCAACCCATTCAAGTCTACATCCCAGGTAACCTCACATTGTCTGCATGTTATAATGATGATTTATAAGATGATCAGCGTCAGATTATGTGTGTCCACTTAGCTGGTTTTTCTCATGCAGGTCTCTAAAGCTCCATCTTCAGACTCACTGGAACAGGGGAGGGTTTCAGACTCTAATCAGGTGGGTGAAAGGTGATGAtttgagatgatgatgatttccCTTTTCCAGAGTTGTCTTAAtatattcagaccccttaaaAAGGTTTAAATATAGAACCCGGTATTCATGGCCAATAATTAAGGGTTTCTCCAGGTTATGAAATCTTAATTTGAAACAcactctgttttatatttacacagacatttcttaaattgtatttatacCAAAACTAGGGAACCGTTGGAGATCACACCAAGTCTTTTGTTGGACATCTAAGGATTAAGTTGTCACAGGACACGACAaattcagaaacacaacagcagtGAGAGAATAGCAGGATAAGAATCTCATTCTTTCTGTCTATATTTTACCTGGCGGTGCACAGGTTGAccttgtgttgttgtgtttcagaACCCTGGTGTGTTGAAAGGTGTAATGCAGAAAGTCAACCCCTTCAAGTCTTCCACACAGGTACTAGCACTGTACATTTAACATGAGATGACCAATGAACTGCAAATAACTTTAAAAGGCAAAGTGCCAAGGACTTAAAAATACAACTGTAGAGCTGACCTCAAGTAATGTCACTACTAACTTGATATTCTGAAGTTGATTTTTAAAGGGGTAAGAATGTGTAAGCACTGGCCAACTGTCAAATCCATACTTCAAACAAATAGGGGGGCAGCATATCACCAGAAAGCTTGGGTGTCCACCCCTATCGTGAGAAACATGGAAATGCactctgtgccccccccccctccacaaaTCCCAGAGGGCCACCACATCTGTGACATGTTTGACATAACGTCAGAActgttattttttcacattctaCTGATAATCTTagttcttagttttttttttaatgttttaaactaaaataattacaCATTGCCCCCCTTcttttgagatttaaaaaaaaaaaaaaaaaaaaaatcaaaaagcatAATTCTCAAAACTGACTCGGATGTGAGGCATCTATATCTAGTCTATTGTAAAAACAAACGAAGGATGCACTAGCTCTGCTAGATGTATTTCTTATttgtccgtttttttttttttttttttcctgggatGGAATTTTTCTGAAGACTTGTAGCTTGATTTGAAGGAATTAAAACagtactgcaaaaaaaaataggttgtttttattttgagcaTCTTGccttattgttatttattttattgtatttcctTCCCCACATCTATTCTCTTATGGCTATAGGTGCCAAAGAGTGATCCTCAAGATGACTGTGCGGATCCACAAGAGACTGTAAAAGAACTTCGGGCCAAACAGGTACATTGTGTCTTGTTCTGCATAATCCACTGATCTAAAAGTCACACTGACATTTGCTCATTTGTGGCTCGATCATACGGTATTCGGAGTAGTTCAAGTTGTCATGCTTAGACTTCAGTTGTCcaaatgatgtattttattatttagaaTCCAGGGATGATCGCGGGAATGATGCAGAAAGTAAACCCATTCAAATCCTCACAGCCAAAGGTACCAGTTGTAATACTGATGATGATtacttgaattgaattgatcATTTTCAGCGTACATCTTCACattctcagtttgttttgttttgttcttacTTGTATGTGGTCTTTCCAGGAAACCCAGCCTCTCCACACTGACCTTTACTCCAGCAATGGAAGCCTAGCAGACAATAACAACTTGCCAGAGAAGCAGGTAGATCTGTGCAATGAAGCACTCTGTTGAATAAGCAGACCCCAACTGAACATGTAGGTGCGGGGGGAAAAATGAAAGTAATCCATAACATTATATTCTTGTCTCATATCTACTGTGACATAGGGCTACCCTTAGCCTTCAGATCAGCTTCGGTTCAGAAGTGATTACATTCAGTCAAGATACAGGGCCTTTCTTCAAAAGAAAGTACCCAGGTTTTAAAGAGATGACAGAGGTGAAAATTGGGGCGGTTGGTTTTCCACAGCAACAGTGTACAttactctccaccaccattatTCCCCCTGTTACCACCAGATGGTGCCAAAGGAAAGCTTTTGAGTGGTCCTAACTTtcactgtgtccaaaatcacccccccccccattcacTACTCACTACTCCCCAATTTATTTCAGAACCCCGGGACATTCAAAGGGATGATGCAGAAAGTAAACCCCTTTAAGTCTAACACACAGgtactgtacaaaaaaaaaaaccttcttaaCATTGTCAACTTAAGAATTTCTAATTGCATGTTAAGTTAGCTTAGAGAAACCTGACTTAAGAGAGACTGTTGATAACCAGCTTGGTTTAAATGGGTTGCCAGTGATCACTTTTAGAAAGCTGCAATTGTTGAGTCAATGTAGTCTGTGATGCGTTACCCACTGTTTTGTTGATACAGGTGCCAGTAGATGAATGTCAGACAGACTCTGCAGTTTCCACTACAGGCTCCTCGTTCAGGACGCAGGTACAGGTTAAGGTTACAGTTATTTTTGGAAGTAATGGGGATGTTGGTTCCGGTTTTTAAGAGAGTTTAAATGAACTCAGAGATGACTCAGGCCAGATACGTGGTGTTGCTTAATCATAGATCATTTTGATGATCGTGGAGATTCTTTCTGTTCATCTAGTGTTAATAACTACAGTGCCCAGTTTACCATAGCTAAAAGATTCAAGCAACTTATATAACTTCAAGCTAATAACATCTGTTCTTCATTAGCAGTTGTTCATTGTTATTTGCTCTTTGGATGTCGATACCTaaacttgcattttttttttaatttaattttttttttttttttttttacattttaagacagAGTTGCACTTAACTTTAGTTTTTCTCccctgtttttttatttcttataagGAAAACCAAAGTATTTACAGTGAGCACTCCTCCAGCTCTGAAAGCTTGGATGACAGCACCATAGAGAGACATGtaagacatttaaatacatCTCTTAATTGTcctgaatgattttttttaaatttcgttgattgagtttttttttgtgtgtgtgtgtgtgtgtgtgtgtgtgtgtgtgtgtgtgtgtgtgttttttttcaaatttcttaaATGAATCTAGATGAGTTTTGCCGTAAATCTGATTTAACCAAACATGATTTCTAGCTGGTACACTTTAAAAGACGGCTATTAATAGtgactgacattttattcattgtttttttttttttggttttactggtGTCGAAAGGGGCTTGTGATACATGAGGACATAATGAAAACATGCTGCCTAGCCAGGAGAATGTAAAGCAAGTTGCACAATGAGCAAACATACCACAGGAAAACAATAGTTGTACATTTTTCACGAGGGGCTGACTACAGTTCTAAGTCAAGCTCTTCATTGAGGAAACACGACGTTGAATTGAACATGCACTAAATCTTATAAGCCAGTTATCATAAAAATCTACACCCATCTTCCTATCAGTGAAAAGGCGCACAGTTTGCAGCCTTGTAGCAGATTGCGACCTTGTCTGATGCTTTGTTcggggcattttttttaaagccaacGTGTGTGTGAGCACCCCTTATGTCAAACTACAGTAACAGAGAACTAACCTCTTAACCTCTCCAGTCTATTTGGTATACTGATGGTGACACCAGCAGTGAGGTGAAAAATCAGCCAGTGGAGGCGCCAAAGAAACAAACTATGGTATGTACCACAAGGGTTGAGGTCAAGTCATATTCAAGTTAGTTAATTAAGCATGTGAGGTGAAACTGCTAAAAGTTAGCTTCATGTATCGTACCACTAGACCACTTCCGCTTGTGTCAGTGAATCCTAACtgtgctttttcttctgtttttattattcatgcGGTTACTGCGGGGAGCTGTAAAGATGTGAGAATATTTGtgctcttcattttttttctccagacttTCAGAATACGGAGGATTCTGCCAAGTGCATTGTTTGGATCTGGAACAAAGGTACTTTACGTAGTGGTACTGCTCTgggtttaaaaacacaaatgacattttctgcACCAGAAGCAAGATATTCTGTCGTTCATTtagtcattatttttaaatggtaaTGTATTTTAGTAATGTTAtgattatgtttattttatttttggttccACAGGGCTCTACAGCAGCACCGTCTGACATTCAGGAGTTACCCCAGGTTGGTAGGAAAGGCAGCTTTATGTGTATAGTACCTTTTGAACATAGAGGCCATTCAAAGTGCTGCACATTAAGGCATAACAATGACTTTAAAACTActcaaataatattaaattatataaaataaaaagaatagtAGAACCAATATGTGCAGTAATAAACAGAGCcaaatttaatgaagaaaatagaagTGCAGTATAAAAAATGAACCAAAGGCACGGGAAAGATAGATTTGAAAGTGACTACAGGTGAGCTGCAGTATAGCTGTTTTTCCCACAGTGCAAATTAAATTTGACACTTGTcaagcacacatactgtatacttgcGCGTGCAAATCCGTTTGCCCAGTGAAAGTATCTAAGTAAATAAAGGACAGTGTTGcttcaaaaaaacagatggggtaatatttttataaaggGTGGTGGTTAGTATAGCCTTTATTTGCCCGTATCATTTCCAGCCCAGTAAGAGTTCCTTTTATTGGCatgtattttgattaaaatgtcagaatattgGCCTATGATTTCTCCCCCACAATTATTTTGTCCTGTCTTAACCCCACCATAACATGCAGCCTGTGGTTTCTCGGGTgaattttttttgctaatttttttcccccctatcTCCATTACCTGTTGGCAGTTGCATCTCCCTATCAAATAACAACTCTGAGTGCCTAATGATAGCCAATGAGGTGCACACTCCTCAGGTTTTATAGCAGAA is a window of Xiphias gladius isolate SHS-SW01 ecotype Sanya breed wild chromosome 12, ASM1685928v1, whole genome shotgun sequence DNA encoding:
- the si:cabz01007802.1 gene encoding uncharacterized protein si:cabz01007802.1, yielding MNMFRRDRGSAVQTPVVPQRPSEEDLDNPITHSLNKQDEGMNAALPENNEVTNELYPKTKRTGVMGVMQKVNPFKSSSQGSSTVSKAPSSESLEQGTESTQNPGVLKGVIQKVNPFKSTSQVSKAPSSDSLEQGRVSDSNQNPGVLKGVMQKVNPFKSSTQVPKSDPQDDCADPQETVKELRAKQNPGMIAGMMQKVNPFKSSQPKETQPLHTDLYSSNGSLADNNNLPEKQNPGTFKGMMQKVNPFKSNTQVPVDECQTDSAVSTTGSSFRTQENQSIYSEHSSSSESLDDSTIERHSIWYTDGDTSSEVKNQPVEAPKKQTMTFRIRRILPSALFGSGTKGSTAAPSDIQELPQEAVEFQTLQMAEVPVPSEGTVLDPLDDEEGLLAWWKTVEGWDDWNEAKQNDEAEEVVEQAADRVFMSARLFVRFFNQRGASLQQRILELLALADSADCFHKKTVKASIGGGVASVAGSVTTITGLILAPFTAGTSLIVTAVGIGVATAGGVASASANITDTVHSKTDRKKVEKMIQDYQEEMKDIKECLEFLQEGMETLEEWNFEKYAESISKKHLNQNVKHVMKEGGRAGKALVINTESLISTVQVLSVAGGAAKATQVISVTTGVMSGLFLALDVFFLAKDSMELKKGAKTEFAAKIREVCKDLQDGLLELNRIKEQLQKTMDGIEVEVEEEDEEQLKSDLKKLVELEE